In Leptolyngbya sp. 'hensonii', the following are encoded in one genomic region:
- a CDS encoding HEAT repeat domain-containing protein has product MTYAPPRRFRFPALPRQLRRWPALLALALAICLSLPLLAFSGIAKEKPKPYPQPWQISGILAALQDGDLVVQGHALSQLTTYESKALLAALKQPQEVARQADTLLKDEKVPAYVRGRAAAALANLGEAAKPFIPEILAFLKDEKLDANVGGSAAEALANLGEVAKPFIPEIRALLKDEKVPAYVRGXAAXALANLGEAXKPFIPEIRALLKDEKVXXYVRXXAAXALANLGEAAKPFIPEIRAFLKDEKVPDYVRGSVAEALANLGEAAKPFIPEIRAFLKDEKVDADVRGSAAAALGQIGQLDLAGVAIVLENVYRAASSDRAWWRFQGYFLGGGTPDTVTLLHWLAYPKTLPTQLNHGEGKTTLEVFEKVWEPAKDLPSLRNDLEKKIARVAKLVTWQPEDMLLLQRHQANLKAAGSTDADSVQAAIASLALWQWVLNTWLTLLTHATFWLALIFAYPQSPQIQAIFFWNPWVRNIIGLGYVTFLLTWVPFLRQKLFQPFKTSLLADAGLQYFDPQAYFPESEVRVKGSNQTLALVQAIPAITGQIILEGDSGLGKSMFLRHRVQQSRRIAVYLPAQKCAQGVIEAIQAKLHGDEIKDAKFLQNLIYSGAIDICIDGLNEVTADTRAKITQFVESYFKGNIIMTTQPLEWLPPATAKTYTLQPLKREQIEHFLISRQSRLPQESPLQGEDYATACRQYLNTALDPQQPSEEQTAIQRVLSNPMDLTLVAQMLAQGQSPDLFRLQEQQYSLMAAAYQQMWKTDFPLKKFSAAVYQLRLEDKKALPSDLFERELLCMEDETYKMVVSRQWQDEDGNPVKEWYFRHDKIAEFFLVQNFLGATKDAENRWLDHMGDPRFRGVYFLLATLLDLDAAQHLRELLIQYAADTKDHTVSDTVVQLLRLRSFPIAA; this is encoded by the coding sequence GTGACCTACGCTCCCCCTCGTCGTTTCCGGTTTCCGGCCCTGCCCCGGCAGCTCCGTCGCTGGCCCGCCCTGCTGGCCCTCGCCCTCGCTATTTGCCTCAGCCTCCCCCTGCTTGCCTTCAGCGGCATCGCCAAAGAAAAACCCAAGCCCTACCCCCAGCCCTGGCAGATCAGCGGGATCCTGGCCGCCCTGCAAGACGGCGACCTCGTCGTGCAGGGCCATGCTCTGAGCCAATTGACCACCTACGAGTCGAAGGCCTTACTCGCAGCCCTGAAACAACCCCAGGAGGTGGCCCGTCAGGCTGACACCCTGCTCAAGGATGAGAAGGTGCCTGCCTATGTCCGAGGCCGTGCGGCGGCGGCCCTGGCCAATCTGGGGGAGGCGGCCAAACCCTTCATCCCCGAGATCCTCGCCTTCCTCAAGGATGAGAAGCTGGATGCCAATGTCGGAGGCAGTGCTGCGGAGGCCCTGGCCAATCTGGGGGAGGTGGCCAAACCCTTCATCCCCGAGATCCGCGCCTTACTCAAGGATGAGAAGGTGCCTGCCTATGTCCGAGGCMRTGCKGCGRMGGCCCTGGCCAATCTGGGGGAGGCGRCCAAACCCTTCATCCCCGAGATCCGCGCCTTACTCAAGGATGAGAAGGTGSMTGYCTATGTCCGARGCARTGCTGCGRARGCCCTGGCCAATCTGGGGGAGGCGGCCAAACCCTTCATCCCCGAGATCCGCGCCTTCCTCAAGGATGAGAAGGTGCCTGACTATGTCCGAGGCAGTGTTGCGGAGGCCCTGGCCAATCTGGGGGAGGCGGCCAAACCCTTCATCCCCGAGATCCGCGCCTTCCTCAAGGATGAGAAGGTGGATGCCGATGTCCGAGGCAGTGCGGCGGCGGCCCTGGGCCAGATTGGTCAACTGGATCTTGCAGGAGTGGCGATCGTCCTGGAAAATGTCTATCGGGCTGCTTCTAGCGATCGAGCCTGGTGGCGTTTCCAGGGCTACTTTCTGGGTGGAGGGACCCCCGACACGGTGACCCTGCTGCATTGGCTGGCCTATCCCAAAACCCTGCCGACCCAACTGAATCACGGGGAGGGAAAAACCACCCTGGAGGTGTTTGAAAAAGTCTGGGAACCTGCCAAAGACTTGCCCAGCCTGCGGAATGATCTGGAAAAGAAAATTGCCAGGGTGGCCAAACTGGTGACTTGGCAACCGGAGGATATGCTGCTGTTGCAGCGCCATCAAGCTAATCTCAAGGCCGCTGGTTCCACCGATGCGGATTCGGTGCAGGCGGCCATTGCCTCCCTCGCCCTCTGGCAGTGGGTCCTGAATACCTGGCTCACCCTTCTAACCCATGCCACCTTCTGGTTAGCCCTCATCTTTGCCTATCCTCAATCCCCCCAGATCCAGGCCATCTTCTTCTGGAATCCCTGGGTCCGCAATATCATTGGCCTAGGCTATGTCACCTTCCTCCTGACCTGGGTGCCGTTCCTGCGCCAGAAGCTGTTTCAGCCCTTTAAAACCTCCTTGCTGGCCGATGCCGGACTCCAGTACTTCGACCCGCAAGCCTATTTCCCCGAATCCGAGGTGAGGGTGAAAGGCTCCAACCAGACCCTGGCCCTGGTGCAGGCCATCCCGGCTATCACCGGCCAGATCATTCTGGAAGGGGATTCCGGTCTGGGCAAGTCCATGTTTCTGCGCCATCGGGTGCAGCAGTCCCGCCGGATTGCCGTCTATCTCCCAGCCCAAAAATGCGCCCAGGGGGTAATTGAAGCCATCCAGGCCAAACTACACGGGGATGAGATCAAGGACGCTAAATTTCTGCAAAATCTGATCTACAGCGGAGCCATTGACATCTGCATTGACGGCCTGAATGAAGTCACCGCCGACACCAGGGCCAAAATCACCCAGTTCGTCGAGAGCTATTTCAAGGGCAACATCATCATGACCACTCAGCCCCTGGAGTGGTTACCTCCGGCCACCGCTAAGACCTACACCCTGCAACCTCTGAAGCGGGAACAAATCGAACACTTTCTCATCTCCCGCCAGTCTCGCCTTCCCCAGGAAAGCCCCTTGCAAGGCGAGGATTACGCCACCGCTTGTCGTCAATACCTGAATACAGCCCTCGATCCGCAACAGCCCAGCGAAGAACAAACCGCCATCCAGCGGGTTCTCTCCAATCCGATGGATCTGACCCTGGTGGCCCAGATGCTAGCCCAGGGGCAATCCCCTGACCTGTTCCGCCTACAGGAACAGCAGTACAGTCTGATGGCAGCGGCCTATCAGCAGATGTGGAAGACTGACTTCCCGCTGAAAAAGTTCTCTGCAGCCGTGTATCAGCTTCGACTGGAGGACAAAAAAGCCTTGCCCTCCGATCTGTTTGAGCGCGAATTGCTCTGCATGGAAGATGAAACCTACAAAATGGTCGTTAGCCGTCAGTGGCAGGATGAGGACGGCAATCCGGTCAAGGAATGGTACTTCCGCCACGACAAGATTGCCGAGTTCTTCCTGGTGCAGAACTTTCTGGGAGCCACGAAAGACGCTGAAAATCGCTGGCTCGATCACATGGGCGACCCCCGCTTTCGAGGCGTCTACTTCCTGCTGGCCACCCTACTCGACCTAGACGCTGCCCAACACCTGCGGGAACTGCTGATCCAGTACGCTGCCGACACCAAAGACCACACGGTCAGCGACACTGTCGTACAGCTCCTCCGCCTGAGATCATTCCCGATCGCCGCCTGA
- a CDS encoding Gfo/Idh/MocA family oxidoreductase gives MSQITCARVGYGTVARLHEQKLSESGVKTVAVIDTDSQKKQQAEQAGFLVLPSCAEAAPLRPGFWDICVNTSQHFNVIQQILQVDPQANILVEKPVCLLAEIPSLTTTIVNFGGKIVVNENYASSKITGIVQEIAFRKLGLRPSKIVVEFTKNRQLDSIGGRFIDYDLGVLGYEGPHMLAIVAQLGEELQIDQIIDSRIIEPSTPLHCQGETCARNQGSAFVRCRSKTGVEVELYTCMAGIVQYRYPLFSIENIPIEDTLTRYRLVALTGTDPAGDEYTIVGFFEPLPNFHRSQGAVITLKNQVIVGVLAPVEDDCMGVHLQRAVDYFTGTGENPYSLAMALHNTILLHRLAGRATLLSPLCQDGAEPVDVETKSLLWT, from the coding sequence ATGTCGCAAATTACGTGTGCCAGGGTAGGTTACGGAACAGTTGCCCGACTTCATGAACAGAAACTCAGTGAATCTGGAGTCAAGACTGTTGCGGTCATCGATACAGACAGTCAAAAAAAGCAGCAGGCAGAACAGGCTGGTTTTCTGGTTTTACCGTCCTGCGCCGAGGCAGCCCCCTTGCGACCTGGTTTCTGGGATATCTGTGTCAATACCAGTCAACATTTCAATGTCATCCAGCAAATTCTTCAGGTTGATCCACAGGCCAATATCCTGGTGGAGAAACCTGTCTGTTTACTGGCAGAAATTCCATCACTCACAACCACGATCGTCAATTTCGGTGGAAAAATCGTGGTGAATGAAAATTACGCCTCTTCAAAAATTACGGGCATTGTCCAAGAAATTGCCTTTCGCAAATTGGGCTTACGTCCCTCCAAAATCGTAGTGGAGTTTACCAAAAACCGCCAGCTTGACTCCATTGGAGGCCGCTTCATCGATTACGATCTGGGGGTTCTGGGGTATGAAGGGCCTCACATGCTGGCGATCGTGGCCCAACTGGGGGAAGAACTTCAGATCGATCAAATTATTGATTCTCGGATTATTGAACCGTCTACCCCACTACATTGCCAGGGCGAAACCTGTGCCCGCAATCAGGGGAGTGCCTTTGTCCGCTGCCGCTCTAAAACGGGCGTGGAAGTGGAACTCTACACCTGCATGGCAGGCATCGTACAATATCGCTACCCCCTATTCTCGATTGAGAATATTCCGATCGAAGATACCCTGACCCGCTATCGCCTGGTCGCTCTGACGGGTACCGATCCGGCTGGGGATGAATACACAATCGTGGGCTTTTTTGAGCCCCTCCCCAATTTTCATCGCTCCCAGGGGGCGGTGATTACCCTCAAAAACCAGGTCATCGTCGGGGTTCTGGCCCCGGTGGAGGATGACTGTATGGGGGTTCATTTGCAGCGAGCTGTCGATTACTTCACAGGCACGGGGGAAAATCCCTATTCCCTAGCAATGGCACTGCATAATACCATCCTGCTCCATCGTCTGGCTGGTCGGGCCACCCTCCTGTCTCCCCTCTGTCAGGACGGGGCTGAGCCCGTTGATGTGGAAACAAAATCCCTGCTTTGGACCTAG
- a CDS encoding TIM barrel protein → MAKSNPITFISDEVSPSLTEAIDFAQRQGMTQLELRSVGGVNLMDLDLEQIREIATTIHQAGLTVANLASPLLKWLPPGKVALMEEVNFHGYQLETDQVSEVFAQAFAIADILQTPSLRIFSYLKYADFQFADLEADMTALLSLAEQHDKTLLIENEPVCNLDSLPQVAQFLADWNHPRLRALLDLGNLYQSGYLVTDAELLQVAPYVKYVHLKDFSTPQGTYVPLGEGSVQYQVHLKVLKPWLQEASIPFSMETHVQKSPMAATEASIRHLNALLAAL, encoded by the coding sequence ATGGCTAAGTCCAACCCCATCACTTTTATTTCTGATGAAGTCAGCCCTTCCTTAACCGAGGCGATCGATTTTGCCCAGCGCCAGGGCATGACTCAATTGGAATTACGGTCCGTCGGTGGGGTGAACCTGATGGACCTGGACCTGGAACAAATCCGGGAGATTGCGACCACGATTCATCAGGCTGGTTTAACCGTGGCCAATCTGGCTTCACCCCTGCTGAAATGGCTACCACCGGGTAAAGTCGCCCTAATGGAGGAAGTTAATTTTCACGGTTACCAGCTAGAAACGGATCAGGTCTCAGAGGTATTCGCTCAGGCTTTTGCGATCGCAGATATCCTGCAAACCCCATCCCTGCGGATTTTCTCTTATTTGAAATATGCAGATTTTCAGTTTGCTGACTTGGAGGCAGATATGACAGCGCTACTGTCTTTAGCCGAGCAGCATGACAAGACGCTGCTTATAGAAAATGAGCCAGTCTGCAATCTGGATTCCTTGCCTCAGGTGGCCCAGTTCCTGGCTGACTGGAATCATCCCCGGTTGAGGGCGCTGCTGGATCTGGGTAATCTTTACCAGAGTGGCTATCTGGTGACCGATGCAGAACTGCTCCAGGTTGCCCCTTACGTTAAGTACGTTCATCTCAAGGATTTCTCAACTCCCCAGGGCACCTATGTTCCCTTGGGAGAAGGTTCAGTCCAGTATCAGGTGCATTTGAAAGTTCTAAAACCTTGGTTGCAGGAAGCATCCATTCCTTTTTCCATGGAAACCCATGTGCAGAAAAGTCCAATGGCGGCAACAGAAGCATCCATCAGACACCTGAATGCGCTCCTGGCTGCCCTGTAA
- a CDS encoding shikimate dehydrogenase encodes MIFTALLGNPVEHSVSTYLFSEYAKIADLEYTHIKLNVPAEVDLPVYLHSLHKIGCAGVNITLPYKLAVVKYLDAQDDRAQAIGAVNTVVMGNSGLIGYNTDGVGAYRSISDHLRPVKSGDRVTVLGSGGAARAIIYELYQRTDEITVLGQIPAQLESLSKDFHNPDRKPLQVSLIRDAALYDCLRTADFLINATPVGMYPETNDSLVTPALLDRLEQERSMKDLWTFDAVFNPHTTLMLKLLAQRGSPTCSGIWMMIYQAVEAFALWTGKDVSQAPFRDIEAKLQHLLEQRYSHG; translated from the coding sequence ATGATTTTTACCGCATTACTGGGCAATCCCGTAGAGCACAGTGTTTCCACCTATCTTTTTTCAGAGTATGCCAAGATTGCCGATCTGGAGTATACCCATATTAAGTTGAACGTTCCCGCAGAAGTGGATTTGCCGGTGTACCTCCACAGTCTGCACAAAATTGGCTGTGCCGGAGTCAATATTACCCTCCCCTATAAACTGGCCGTCGTCAAATACCTGGATGCCCAAGACGATCGCGCCCAGGCGATCGGAGCCGTTAATACGGTCGTGATGGGCAACAGTGGGCTGATTGGCTACAACACAGATGGCGTGGGGGCCTACCGATCGATCTCAGATCACCTGCGCCCGGTCAAATCTGGCGATCGGGTGACTGTACTGGGGTCTGGGGGAGCAGCCCGGGCCATTATTTATGAGTTATATCAGCGCACGGATGAGATTACCGTTCTGGGCCAGATTCCGGCCCAGCTAGAGTCCCTGAGCAAAGATTTCCACAACCCCGATCGCAAACCCCTGCAGGTCAGCCTGATCCGGGATGCTGCGCTCTACGATTGCCTGCGAACTGCCGATTTCCTGATTAACGCCACCCCTGTAGGGATGTATCCCGAAACGAACGACTCGCTAGTTACGCCAGCACTGCTGGATCGCCTGGAACAGGAACGTAGCATGAAAGACCTGTGGACCTTCGATGCCGTTTTCAATCCCCATACCACCCTGATGCTCAAGCTCCTGGCTCAGCGAGGCTCACCCACCTGTTCCGGCATCTGGATGATGATCTATCAGGCGGTTGAAGCCTTTGCCCTGTGGACTGGCAAAGATGTTTCCCAGGCCCCGTTCCGTGACATTGAAGCTAAATTACAACACCTCCTGGAACAGCGATATTCCCATGGCTAA
- a CDS encoding lactate racemase domain-containing protein — MQRIKLEVPSVLSREEILQKLALFFDTVVLTGRKVLIICEDVTRSTPIDLFFPDFLQYLQRRAAAVTVLFALGTHRPMTHLEMVQKLGLTDEQARELPLLNHNAFDEAALVDVGAVESVPLKVNRALAEHEVIVALGSVLPHRVMGFSGGAKYLCPGVANKAMIDYTHWKSNLFPEEQVMGNIDNPIRLILDAIADQIADRLPGDYVSINCVTAPDGIVDLFVGSFYQSYRQAAALTAQVLFKTVPECSRLLAILDDKCTDFWQGAKAVYNCGAVIRDGGTIVIQGALPEGISASHGPVIEKFGYSTPEQIFALVEAGEFTDQVVVASHMVRVSQRLQRLNIFLASENIDPATCERVNLGYRDPRSIDEAEFDYVVYNPADLILVKPEDQTGTSRAVA, encoded by the coding sequence ATGCAAAGAATCAAATTAGAGGTCCCTTCCGTACTCTCTAGAGAAGAAATTTTACAGAAACTGGCCTTATTTTTCGACACTGTAGTGCTGACTGGACGGAAGGTTTTGATTATCTGTGAGGATGTCACTCGCTCTACCCCGATCGACCTGTTCTTTCCAGATTTTTTACAGTATCTCCAGCGTCGAGCGGCTGCTGTTACAGTTTTGTTTGCCCTGGGCACCCATCGACCCATGACCCATCTGGAAATGGTGCAGAAACTGGGTCTGACTGATGAGCAAGCCAGGGAACTGCCCCTGCTCAACCACAATGCCTTTGACGAAGCGGCCTTGGTGGATGTGGGAGCAGTGGAATCGGTGCCCCTAAAGGTGAATCGGGCTCTGGCTGAACATGAGGTGATTGTGGCCCTGGGCAGCGTTCTGCCCCATCGGGTCATGGGCTTTTCGGGTGGGGCTAAGTATCTTTGTCCGGGGGTGGCGAATAAGGCCATGATTGACTACACCCACTGGAAGAGCAACCTGTTTCCCGAAGAGCAGGTGATGGGGAATATTGACAATCCGATTCGGCTGATTCTGGATGCGATCGCCGATCAGATCGCCGATCGCTTGCCGGGAGACTACGTCTCGATTAACTGTGTGACGGCTCCCGACGGGATTGTGGATCTGTTTGTGGGCAGTTTTTATCAGTCTTACCGGCAGGCTGCTGCCCTGACAGCCCAGGTTCTGTTCAAAACCGTCCCGGAATGTTCCAGGCTGCTGGCCATCCTGGACGATAAATGCACTGACTTCTGGCAGGGAGCCAAAGCTGTGTATAACTGTGGGGCGGTGATTCGGGATGGGGGCACGATCGTCATCCAGGGCGCACTACCGGAAGGGATCTCTGCCAGTCACGGCCCCGTGATCGAAAAGTTTGGCTATTCCACACCGGAACAGATCTTTGCTCTGGTTGAAGCTGGGGAGTTTACTGATCAGGTGGTTGTAGCCAGCCACATGGTTCGGGTGAGTCAACGGCTACAGCGCCTGAACATCTTCCTGGCTTCAGAAAATATCGACCCGGCCACCTGTGAACGGGTGAACCTGGGATATCGCGACCCCCGATCGATCGACGAAGCAGAATTTGACTATGTGGTGTATAACCCGGCTGATTTAATCCTGGTTAAACCTGAGGACCAAACAGGAACATCCAGAGCGGTAGCGTAA
- a CDS encoding AEC family transporter: MNLENPLINLYASLIGWAVLGYVLGRLLPRSSPKYVGKALYWVGIPISIVAFMRRTNLTGYILIAPVAAWVAIIVGACLAWIWIELGVNDERLKALALGIKSNGEQDSDQRGMETAWGRGTQGSFLMAMMVGNTAYMGFPVVLSLVGPEYFVWAVLYNTFGTTLGLHGLGFTVAAHFGKRKEGEQRQQSQNLVMVLLKNPALWSFVIGIAVQNIPLPGLVEQSLQTGAKTIVNLSLVLIGMQLSHLASLSKLNQAFTCLAIKMVAVPLIVGTGLMFFGVTGDPRLVIVLMMAMPPSFATILYAEAYNLDQELAVTAVVFGSISLLFTLPLWMFLFGPQV; encoded by the coding sequence ATGAATCTGGAAAATCCACTGATTAATCTTTATGCCAGCCTGATTGGTTGGGCCGTGTTGGGATATGTGTTGGGGCGGCTCCTTCCCCGGAGTTCCCCTAAGTATGTGGGCAAAGCCCTGTATTGGGTCGGCATCCCCATCAGTATTGTGGCCTTCATGCGCCGCACCAATCTCACTGGTTACATTCTGATTGCGCCGGTGGCAGCCTGGGTCGCCATCATTGTCGGAGCCTGTCTGGCCTGGATCTGGATTGAATTAGGGGTCAACGATGAGCGCTTAAAAGCCCTGGCGTTAGGGATCAAATCCAACGGTGAACAAGATAGTGACCAGAGGGGGATGGAAACGGCCTGGGGCCGGGGCACTCAGGGTAGTTTTCTCATGGCCATGATGGTGGGCAATACCGCCTACATGGGTTTTCCAGTGGTACTGTCCCTGGTGGGGCCAGAATACTTTGTCTGGGCCGTCCTTTACAATACCTTCGGCACAACCCTGGGGCTGCATGGTCTGGGCTTTACGGTTGCCGCTCACTTTGGCAAGAGAAAGGAAGGGGAGCAACGGCAACAATCGCAAAATCTCGTCATGGTGTTGCTGAAAAACCCAGCCCTCTGGAGTTTTGTGATTGGGATTGCAGTGCAGAATATCCCATTGCCCGGTTTAGTGGAACAAAGCTTACAAACCGGAGCCAAAACGATCGTCAACCTGTCCCTGGTTCTGATTGGGATGCAGTTGAGCCATCTGGCCAGCCTCAGCAAGCTCAATCAGGCCTTTACCTGTCTGGCGATCAAAATGGTGGCCGTGCCCCTGATTGTAGGCACCGGCCTGATGTTTTTTGGTGTAACCGGTGATCCCCGTCTGGTGATTGTGCTGATGATGGCCATGCCTCCCTCCTTTGCCACCATCCTCTATGCCGAGGCTTACAATCTGGACCAGGAACTGGCTGTGACTGCCGTGGTCTTTGGGTCGATCTCTTTGCTATTTACGCTACCGCTCTGGATGTTCCTGTTTGGTCCTCAGGTTTAA
- a CDS encoding ABC transporter substrate-binding protein, with amino-acid sequence MRKRIVTLVVLFFLFFGLATCTNTPNPNPTSNTPTQQDGKFRVWWQQGFYPEEAEAIRKLVADWERKSGQKAELTLFSDKDIVRETENAIATGQTPDLMFNPAVDLTLIPRLAWDNKLADVSDVIEPIKSFYTPEGLATVNYKNKSQNKRSYYAVPIGLQSSHIHYWRPMLKEAGSDEKVPEGWDSFWKYWETAQDKLRAKGQKDIYGLGLPMSRAANDTFYIFGQFLEAYEVQLLDAQGQLQLDKPEVKQGITEALKKYTSFYQSKHVPPEAIDWNNADNNVTFLSRSTVMTINPSLSIPGSQRQDQQTYQTDMATIEWPNKPNDKPMTYLAGIKQIVIFENSVHKKEAKDLLAYLVQPENLAAFLKDSQGRFFPIMPKLLEDPFWANAKDPHISSAVRQYRFWRPYQQALNPAYTEVQAQNIWGSAILDVVKNGLSVEQATDKAIAKIKTIFSEWT; translated from the coding sequence ATGCGTAAGCGGATAGTAACCCTGGTAGTACTGTTTTTCCTGTTTTTTGGATTGGCCACCTGTACCAATACTCCTAACCCCAATCCCACCTCCAATACTCCCACCCAACAAGATGGCAAATTTCGAGTCTGGTGGCAGCAAGGTTTTTACCCAGAAGAAGCTGAGGCCATTCGGAAATTGGTGGCTGATTGGGAACGGAAAAGTGGTCAGAAGGCTGAGCTGACTCTTTTCAGTGATAAAGACATTGTCAGAGAGACAGAGAATGCGATCGCAACCGGCCAAACTCCTGATTTGATGTTTAATCCGGCTGTGGATCTGACCCTGATTCCCCGTCTGGCTTGGGATAACAAGCTGGCTGATGTTTCTGATGTGATTGAGCCAATCAAGAGCTTCTATACCCCAGAAGGCTTGGCTACCGTCAATTATAAGAACAAAAGCCAGAACAAACGGAGCTATTATGCCGTTCCGATCGGCCTGCAATCTTCCCACATTCACTACTGGCGTCCGATGTTGAAGGAAGCTGGCTCAGATGAAAAGGTGCCCGAGGGCTGGGATAGCTTCTGGAAGTACTGGGAAACGGCCCAGGATAAGTTGCGTGCCAAGGGTCAGAAAGATATCTATGGTCTTGGTCTGCCCATGTCCAGGGCCGCCAATGATACCTTTTACATTTTTGGTCAATTTCTAGAAGCTTATGAGGTTCAACTGCTGGATGCGCAAGGCCAGCTTCAGTTGGATAAGCCAGAAGTCAAGCAGGGTATTACTGAGGCCCTGAAGAAATACACCAGCTTTTACCAGAGCAAGCACGTCCCACCGGAAGCAATAGATTGGAACAACGCGGATAATAACGTCACGTTTCTCAGTCGTAGCACTGTGATGACGATCAACCCGTCTCTCTCCATTCCTGGTTCCCAGAGACAGGATCAGCAAACTTACCAGACGGACATGGCGACGATCGAGTGGCCGAATAAGCCGAATGATAAACCCATGACTTATCTGGCCGGGATCAAGCAAATTGTGATCTTTGAAAACTCAGTGCACAAGAAAGAAGCCAAGGATCTGTTGGCTTATCTGGTCCAACCAGAAAACCTGGCCGCCTTCCTGAAAGATTCCCAGGGCCGCTTCTTCCCAATTATGCCGAAATTACTGGAAGACCCCTTCTGGGCAAATGCGAAAGATCCTCATATTTCCAGTGCGGTGAGGCAATATCGCTTCTGGCGGCCTTATCAGCAGGCTCTGAACCCTGCCTACACGGAGGTTCAGGCTCAGAATATCTGGGGATCTGCCATTCTGGATGTGGTGAAGAATGGTCTTTCAGTTGAGCAGGCAACCGACAAAGCGATCGCCAAGATTAAAACAATCTTTAGCGAATGGACGTAA